One Pirellulales bacterium DNA segment encodes these proteins:
- a CDS encoding helix-turn-helix domain-containing protein, translating into MSGRTSSHELLRLFAEVSEPLYLLDEQRRIVFANQAACDWLEVVAGDVLGRVCRYQSGDANPPAALVDSLCPPPEAFHGQKSTGTICRQTVAGRLEQRRADFIPLAGEGERWVGVLVIVRDGALSTDDQSSDEVQQRDGHESRRLHDSIRRFRSETARWHHAERLVGQSPAMVRVREQIKLASSGKGTVLIVGSPGIGRQHVARAIHAATAQQHPNLCDQGTGQDESVTDSKAENPLGAFVPVSCSVLPPELLWSTVAALSNRCRRALSGPVSTLLLADVDQLAPEIQPEFNRWFAEVPPNLRVISTSRELLESVSERGNLRADLAQRLSTLVIQLPPLADRREDIPLLAQMFLEDLNAQGGKQLRGFKLEAMDRLVLYDWPRQADELATITRQAFAQAEGFEITPGDLPKQLRLAAEAVRFSRQSPESIDLEKFMARVESELIDRALRQAKGNKSQAARLLGMTRPRLYRRMEQLGLDVGEEDASP; encoded by the coding sequence ATGTCCGGCCGCACTTCCAGCCACGAATTGCTCCGGTTGTTCGCCGAAGTAAGCGAACCCTTATATTTGCTGGATGAGCAGCGCCGCATTGTATTTGCGAACCAAGCCGCCTGCGATTGGCTGGAGGTGGTTGCAGGTGATGTATTGGGCCGAGTGTGCCGATACCAATCGGGCGATGCGAATCCACCCGCGGCGCTTGTCGATTCCTTGTGTCCACCGCCGGAGGCATTTCATGGGCAAAAGAGCACCGGCACAATTTGCCGGCAAACCGTCGCAGGACGCCTTGAACAGCGGCGGGCAGATTTTATCCCCCTGGCCGGAGAAGGTGAGCGATGGGTTGGCGTACTGGTGATTGTTCGCGACGGAGCTTTGTCGACCGACGACCAATCTTCGGACGAAGTGCAACAGAGAGACGGGCACGAATCGCGCCGGTTGCACGATTCGATCCGACGGTTTCGCAGTGAAACAGCCCGTTGGCATCATGCGGAACGGTTGGTTGGTCAAAGTCCGGCTATGGTTCGGGTGCGCGAACAAATTAAATTGGCCAGCAGTGGAAAGGGAACCGTGTTGATCGTTGGCTCGCCTGGCATTGGTCGACAGCACGTAGCACGGGCTATCCATGCCGCCACAGCTCAGCAGCATCCGAATTTATGCGACCAGGGCACTGGCCAGGACGAGAGTGTTACGGATTCAAAGGCCGAAAATCCGTTGGGGGCGTTTGTTCCAGTTTCTTGTTCCGTGTTGCCGCCGGAGTTGCTCTGGTCAACCGTCGCTGCTTTAAGCAACCGCTGCCGACGGGCATTGAGCGGCCCGGTTTCAACGTTATTGTTGGCCGATGTTGATCAATTAGCGCCCGAAATTCAGCCGGAGTTTAATCGCTGGTTCGCTGAAGTTCCGCCGAATTTACGGGTTATTTCGACATCACGGGAGTTGTTGGAATCAGTTTCAGAGCGGGGAAACTTACGTGCTGATTTGGCCCAGCGGCTAAGCACGCTGGTTATCCAATTGCCGCCGCTGGCTGATCGGCGCGAAGATATTCCGCTGTTGGCGCAAATGTTTTTGGAAGATTTGAATGCTCAAGGGGGCAAGCAACTGCGCGGCTTCAAGCTGGAAGCGATGGATCGTCTGGTGTTATACGATTGGCCCCGCCAGGCAGACGAATTGGCCACGATCACCCGCCAGGCCTTTGCCCAAGCGGAAGGTTTTGAAATAACACCCGGCGACTTGCCCAAGCAATTGCGATTAGCGGCTGAAGCGGTGCGTTTCTCGCGTCAGTCGCCGGAATCGATCGACTTGGAAAAATTTATGGCCCGAGTAGAAAGCGAATTGATCGATCGGGCCCTGCGACAGGCAAAGGGAAACAAAAGCCAGGCTGCCCGATTGCTGGGGATGACCCGGCCGCGCTTGTACCGTCGGATGGAGCAGTTGGGATTGGATGTCGGCGAGGAGGATGCGTCGCCATGA
- a CDS encoding Mrp/NBP35 family ATP-binding protein, which yields MSVGPIDQTAVMAVLNEFKDPETGRSVVQMEQVREVQLNGETLSLTLGLTTHSAPLWQETKAALEELLRSRFPQLKAVSVKLAVHVRPPQKLGSIGLAAKSVIAVGSGKGGVGKSTIAASLALGLARSGCQVGLLDADVYGPSIPHILGLQGQPERAGENKIKAFEVAGMKVISMGFFVPAGEAVVWRGPMLHGAITQLLRDTAWGELDYLIIDMPPGTGDIALTLSQLLPLSGAVVVCTPQDVALLDAVKAIAMFRKVNIPVLGMVENMSYFICPDCGKRYDIFGHGGAKRRAEELRIPFLGEVPINIPIRVNGDEGRTIANFEDPASALHLTTIYYRLVKNWAEQHQMAPPLPSLSVL from the coding sequence ATGTCCGTTGGCCCCATCGACCAAACCGCCGTGATGGCGGTTCTCAATGAATTTAAAGATCCCGAGACGGGCCGCAGCGTTGTTCAAATGGAGCAGGTGCGCGAGGTACAACTCAACGGAGAAACGCTATCGCTGACACTGGGCCTCACAACGCATTCCGCGCCGCTATGGCAGGAAACGAAAGCCGCTCTGGAAGAGTTGCTGCGCAGCCGTTTTCCACAATTGAAGGCCGTGAGCGTGAAGCTGGCGGTTCATGTACGCCCTCCGCAAAAATTGGGGAGCATCGGCCTGGCAGCGAAAAGTGTTATTGCCGTTGGTTCGGGCAAGGGAGGCGTCGGAAAGAGTACGATTGCCGCCAGCTTGGCCTTGGGATTAGCCCGCAGCGGCTGCCAAGTCGGACTGCTCGATGCCGACGTGTATGGTCCCAGCATTCCGCATATATTGGGTTTGCAAGGTCAGCCGGAACGCGCCGGCGAAAATAAAATCAAGGCCTTTGAAGTTGCGGGGATGAAAGTCATTTCGATGGGTTTCTTCGTGCCGGCCGGCGAGGCAGTGGTATGGCGCGGCCCGATGTTGCATGGAGCCATTACGCAGTTGCTGCGAGACACAGCCTGGGGCGAGCTTGATTACTTAATCATTGACATGCCGCCGGGCACCGGCGATATCGCTTTGACGCTTTCGCAACTGTTACCGCTTTCTGGCGCGGTGGTCGTATGCACGCCGCAGGATGTCGCGTTATTGGACGCCGTGAAAGCGATTGCCATGTTTCGCAAGGTCAACATTCCGGTGCTGGGCATGGTGGAGAATATGAGCTACTTCATTTGCCCTGACTGCGGCAAGCGGTACGATATTTTTGGTCATGGCGGTGCTAAACGGCGAGCCGAAGAATTGCGGATTCCATTTCTGGGAGAAGTACCAATCAACATTCCGATTCGAGTGAACGGTGACGAAGGGCGGACGATTGCGAACTTTGAGGACCCGGCTAGCGCGTTGCATCTGACGACGATTTACTATCGGCTGGTGAAGAACTGGGCAGAACAGCATCAGATGGCGCCGCCGTTGCCATCGCTGTCGGTATTGTGA